The following proteins are co-located in the Triticum aestivum cultivar Chinese Spring chromosome 1A, IWGSC CS RefSeq v2.1, whole genome shotgun sequence genome:
- the LOC123125029 gene encoding protein Rf1, mitochondrial: MTKQHAIRYEAYVEANRTFLRRQQAEIDALLDELDAEEAGAEQLEARRRRRCSWRPCCRSRVWRSLTSLTTNALSPKWKTLGHSASTKHGVHGSDASLPLHHAHSPPPPPPLLHLRLHLGAPTLLGSQRRPHRGHGARPRRDAQPGRRTPPVRRIVAAANPGPWSSPERLPRGPCPCSSLRRLQRQPLPRRLYLQPPVPRASPHGHASPLTAHTYGILMRCCCRARRPGLGLAFFGRLLRTGLRTDGVDAYALIKCFCLAKRTDEAVSVRLHRLPELGRVPDALSYSVVLKVLCDDGRSQRALGLLQMMWKEGGGCAPNVVAYSTVIHGFCKEGKVSKACELFNEMVQQGVKPNVVTYTQVIDALCKARAMDKAESFLRHMVDNDVRPNNVTYKCIIQGYSSLGWWEEAVKIFRETTSRGLILDDVTRNSFVSSLCNHGRSKEAAEIAHQIIENGTTVSISTYGIILGELCRNDCTEEAIVLFHKLGAVDVKFDITIFNTMIDAMYRVRRREEANILFAAISANGLVPNASTYRIMITNLLKEGSMEEADHMFSSMETSGYAPSSVLLNDIIRMLLEKGEIVKAGNYLSKVDGKSISLEASTGLLMRHLFSTEGKYHEQIKSLPEREMYSQEFTGASFRLSPQGTNTILVTEEKELKHLLDEKFLLSRTCTVLSGFGALNAPLLRLLLSLLQLESQLFYNIAWGSE; this comes from the exons ATGACCAAGCAGCATGCCATCCGatatgaggcctatgtggaggccaaccggaCATTCCTCCGGCGGCAGCAGGCGGAGATCGACGCGCTCCTCGACGAGCTCGacgcggaggaggccggagcggagcaGCTGGAGGCGCGGAGGAGGCGGAGATGCAGCTGGCGCCCATGCTGCCGGAGCCGGGTATGGAGATCGTTGACATCTCTGACGACGA atgctctaagtccAAAATGGAAAACGCTCGGCCACTCCGCAAGCACCAAACACGGTGTCCATGGCAGTGATGCCTCGCTTCCACTCCACCACGCCCACtccccgcctcctccgccgcctctcctccacctccgcctccacctcgGCGCCCCCACGCTGCTGGGATCCCAGCGCCGCCCTCACCGCGGCCACGGAGCGCGTCCGCGCCGGGACGCTCAGCCCGGCAGACGCACACCACCTGTTCGACGAATTGTTGCAGCGGCCAACCCCGGTCCCTGGTCCAGCCCTGAACGGCTTCCTCGCGGCCCTTGCCCGTGCTCCAGCCTCCGCCGCCTGCAGAGACAGCCCCTCCCTCGCCGTCTCTATCTTCAACCGCCTGTGCCGAGAGCCAGCCCACATGGACATGCGTCGCCTCTTACAGCCCACACCTACGGCATCCTCATGCGCTGCTGCTGCCGCGCGCGCCGCCCTGGCCTGGGGCTTGCCTTCTTCGGCCGCCTCCTCAGGACGGGCCTGAGGACAGACGGCGTCGACGCATACGCCCTCATCAAGTGCTTCTGCCTCGCAAAACGGACAGACGAGGCTGTCAGCGTGCGGCTCCATAGGTTGCCTGAACTCGGCCGTGTACCTGATGCTTTATCATACTCCGTTGTTCTGAAGGTCTTGTGTGACGATGGCAGGAGCCAGCGAGCGCTCGGCCTGCTCCAGATGATGTGGAAAGAGGGAGGTGGCTGCGCCCCTAATGTGGTGGCGTATAGCACTGTCATCCACGGCTTCTGCAAGGAAGGCAAAGTAAGCAAGGCATGCGAGCTGTTCAATGAAATGGTGCAGCAAGGAGTTAAGCCTAATGTGGTGACATACACCCAAGTGATTGATGCGCTGTGCAAGGCAAGAGCAATGGACAAGGCAGAGTCGTTCCTTCGGCATATGGTTGATAATGATGTTCGACCCAACAACGTGACATATAAGTGTATCATCCAGGGATATTCCTCTTTGGGCTGGTGGGAAGAGGCAGTAAAAATATTCAGAGAAACGACAAGCCGGGGTCTTATACTAGATGATGTTACTCGCAACTCGTTCGTGTCCTCCCTTTGCAACCATGGAAGAAGCAAGGAAGCTGCGGAGATTGCCCATCAGATAATTGAAAATGGAACAACAGTGAGCATTTCCACATACGGTATAATTCTTGGAGAACTTTGTAGGAATGATTGCACCGAGGAAGCAATCGTACTGTTCCACAAATTAGGTGCAGTGGATGTGAAGTTCGATATTACAATATTCAATACCATGATTGATGCAATGTACAGGGTTCGAAGAAGAGAAGAAGCTAACATTTTGTTTGCTGCAATATCTGCCAATGGATTGGTACCTAATGCTTCTACTTACAGAATAATGATAACAAATCTTTTAAAAGAAGGATCAATGGAAGAAGCTGATCATATGTTCTCATCAATGGAGACGAGTGGTTATGCTCCCAGCTCTGTTCTGTTAAATGATATCATTAGAATGTTGCTAGAAAAAGGTGAGATAGTCAAGGCTGGAAATTATTTGTCTAAAGTTGATGGGAAGAGCATCTCACTTGAAGCTTCAACTGGTTTGTTGATGAGGCATCTATTTTCAACGGAAGGAAAATATCATGAGCAAATAAAATCACTCCCTGAAAG GGAAATGTATAGCCAAGAATTCACCGGTGCGAGTTTTCGCTTAAGTCCACAAGGCACCAACACCATTTTGGTGACAGAGGAGAAGGAACTAAAGCATTTGCTTGACGAGAAATTCTTGCTCTCACGCACATGTACAGTCCTGTCTGGTTTTGGTGCCCTAAATGCTCCACTGCTGCGACTTTTACTTTCTCTTTTACAACTTGAAAGTCAGTTGTTTTACAACATAGCCTGGGGATCAGAGTGA
- the LOC123189832 gene encoding UPF0481 protein At3g47200, which translates to MMARERGGGMTGSGDVAVHIEHLARSLMQKQEDVAAEEQHRTMVSRHRVSRVPARHRDSNPDAYTPWFVAIGPLHNREDRRLRPAERLKVAYLNSLISRGHPDPTHHLAVIQEYVRIVAGREQEARAMYASEEVVDIATDDFILMMVLDGCFIIEHLVNVATARDEPSLHATPFGPTQLSVDLILAENQMPFFVLVDLIASTKLPEFECMGYPAPVLLMKLVLYNFAGEKGRSMSEELLAAEGVSHVLHLLHEMVTAARTSWWRPIPHILDGGWEQAVRRLVRGLPSLVLAPLLRWIAPEGRRGHVREDVPSASDMKRMRLEFKKARVRGITASVAAIASVMGPVPLVVELTDGDYLVLPQLRLEFRTAPLLLNLMAFERSALASAKTLSDVSAYMCFMTKLVQTAEDAGLVLAAEVVQQDGSAGNQSIEEVVRFFRMVGAASELAAGGELLTSSYLCVLVEKLRERSRSWTYADRNYYTFLAEFVALVTFVSGVSTILQTYAAFKYH; encoded by the coding sequence ATGATGGCTAGAGAGCGAGGTGGAGGCATGACCGGCAGCGGCGACGTCGCGGTGCACATCGAACATCTGGCGCGCAGCCTGATGCAGAAGCAGGAGGACGTGGCGGCGGAGGAGCAACACCGGACCATGGTGAGCAGACACCGGGTGTCCCGTGTCCCTGCCCGTCACCGTGACAGCAACCCCGACGCCTACACGCCGTGGTTCGTTGCCATTGGCCCGCTTCACAACCGTGAGGATCGGCGCCTCCGCCCCGCCGAACGGCTCAAGGTGGCCTACCTCAACAGCCTCATCTCCCGTGGTCACCCGGACCCAACGCACCACCTCGCCGTCATCCAGGAGTACGTTCGCATCGTCGCCGGTCGTGAGCAGGAGGCCCGGGCCATGTACGCCAGCGAGGAGGTCGTCGATATTGCCACTGATGACTTCATCCTGATGATGGTGCTTGACGGCTGCTTCATCATCGAGCACCTCGTGAACGTCGCCACGGCCCGGGACGAGCCGTCGCTGCACGCCACGCCCTTCGGCCCAACGCAGCTCTCCGTCGACCTCATCCTCGCAGAGAACCAGATGCCCTTCTTCGTGCTCGTTGATCTCATCGCCAGCACCAAGCTGCCGGAGTTCGAGTGCATGGGCTACCCCGCGCCAGTGCTGCTCATGAAGCTCGTGCTGTACAACTTCGCCGGCGAGAAGGGCCGCAGCATGAGCGAGGAGCTGCTGGCCGCCGAGGGGGTCTCCCACGTCCTGCACCTGCTCCACGAGATGGTCACCGCGGCGCGGACCAGCTGGTGGCGTCCGATACCTCACATCCTGGACGGTGGCTGGGAGCAGGCGGTAAGGCGGCTGGTGCGCGGTCTACCGTCTCTGGTATTGGCGCCTCTGCTGCGCTGGATTGCCCCCGAGGGCCGCAGGGGGCATGTGCGGGAGGACGTGCCGTCGGCAAGCGACATGAAGCGGATGCGGCTGGAGTTCAAGAAGGCGCGCGTCAGGGGCATAACGGCGAGCGTGGCGGCCATCGCGTCGGTGATGGGCCCGGTCCCTTTGGTCGTGGAGCTAACGGACGGGGACTATCTTGTGCTGCCGCAGTTGCGGCTCGAGTTCCGGACGGCGCCACTCCTGCTGAACCTGATGGCGTTCGAGCGGTCAGCGTTGGCGTCAGCGAAGACGTTGTCCGACGTGTCGGCGTACATGTGTTTCATGACGAAGCTCGTACAGACGGCGGAGGACGCGGGCTTGGTTCTGGCGGCAGAGGTGGTGCAGCAGGACGGCAGCGCGGGCAACCAGAGCATAGAGGAGGTGGTGAGGTTCTTCCGGATGGTGGGCGCCGCGAGCGAGTTGGCGGCTGGCGGCGAACTGCTGACGTCGAGCTACCTGTGCGTGCTGGTGGAGAAGCTGAGGGAGCGGAGCCGGAGCTGGACCTACGCGGATCGCAACTACTACACCTTCCTCGCCGAGTTCGTGGCCTTGGTCACCTTCGTCTCCGGTGTCTCAACCATACTCCAGACCTACGCAGCCTTCAAGTACCATTGA
- the LOC123189842 gene encoding beta-carotene isomerase D27, chloroplastic, with the protein MATPTTSRLHVHLLPALPSCPPRAPSSSAPSARGPSRRLASRLYCSSPPVEAPPSGKGGEYRPSFADDFLLVFFRAKMVEEVGWDSQKPGYDGLIEVANRLMIKGKNASETEQSAVRVLQALFPPLLLVLFKALLAPIANGQLASMMVARATALSCQWLMGTCSVNSVALPNGKSLSSGVFVEKCKYLEESKCLGICINTCKLPTQTFFNDHMGVDLYMEPNFEDYSCQFNFGVPPPPIDTDKALKEPCLDICTNARRRRELGSSGGPDGLCPQV; encoded by the exons ATGGCGACTCCGACCACGAGCCGTCTCCACGTCCACCTCCTCCCCGCCCTCCCATCCTGCCCACCTCGCGCTCCGTCCTCCTCAGCCCCATCAGCTCGGGGACCCAGCCGTCGGCTTGCCTCCCGGCTCTACTGCTCCTCGCCGCCG GTGGAAGCGCCGCCGTCCGGCAAGGGCGGCGAGTACCGGCCCTCCTTCGCCGACGacttcctcctcgtcttcttccGGGCCAAGATGGTGGAG GAGGTTGGGTGGGATTCTCAAAAGCCTGGATACGACGGGCTGATTGAAGTTGCGAATCGCCTTATGATCAAGGGGAAGAATGCTTCGGAGACTGAGCAATCAGCT GTCCGAGTACTCCAGGCACTATTCCCCCCTCTGTTGCTAGTCCTTTTCAAAGCACTTTTAGCACCAATTGCTAATGGCCAACTTGCATCCATGATGGTAG CTAGAGCAACAGCGCTTTCTTGCCAATGGCTGATGGGCACATGTTCAGTGAATTCTGTGGCACTGCCCAATGGGAAGTCGTTGTCAAGTGGG GTGTTTGTCGAGAAGTGTAAATATTTGGAAGAGAGCAAATGTCTTGGCATTTGTATCAATACGTGCAAACTGCCAACCCAG ACCTTCTTCAACGATCACATGGGCGTCGATTTGTATATGGAGCCAAATTTTGAAGACTATAGCTGCCAG TTCAACTTTGGAGTTCCACCCCCACCTATCGACACCGACAAGGCCCTGAAGGAACCATGCTTGGACATATGCACAAACGCGAGACGGCGCAGAGAGCTTGGCAGCAGCGGTGGCCCAGATGGTCTATGCCCCCAGGTTTGA